The genomic interval CAACATACTTGGAATTGGATCCCATTTTGCTGAAAATTCCATTAAAGTAAAATAATCTTTTTCCATTGGAATTCTTCTTTTAGTTGTCATATCAATATCAGAAAACTCATAAACCTCCGGTCTTCTTTCTAAAATAAAATCTTTAAAGGCAAATGAATTAGAATAATCCAATTTTGACTGATAATTAGACTCACTTGGATCACCATCAAACATGGTTTCACAAATATCAACTCCATCTGCAGCGAGTGCAATATCAAAACTATCAGTTGCTGAGCACATGGCAAACATAAATCCGCCACCAATAACAAAGTCGCGAATCTTTTTTGCAACTGCACCCTTTTCCTGAGAAACTTTTGAATAGCCAAGTTTAACTGCTAAAGCTTCGGCATCCTTTTTTTGGTCGATGTACCAAGGTGTATTTTTATAAGCTGCATAAAATTTTCCGTATTGTCCGGTGAAATCTTCGTGATGAAGGTGAAGCCAGTCGTATAGTAATAACTGATCACTTAAAACTTCTTCATCATAAATAGGTGTAAAAGGAATTTCGGCATAAGTTAAAACTAAAGTAACTGCATCATCCCAAGGTTGTTTCCCTTTTGGTGTATATACTGCAATTTTTGGTGCTTTTTCAAGGATAACAGATTCCATATTTTGCGACGGACTCGAAATATCATTTAAAATCGAAGCTTCTTCACTATCTGATAATATTTCAAAACTTACACCTCGAATTTTACATTCTTTACGAATTTCATCTGCATCTGGTAATAAAAAAGAGCCTCCACGATAATTTAAAAGCCAGCTTGCTTTATAATCTCTGCTTAAACACCAATAGGTTATTCCGTATGCTTTTAAATGATTTTGCTGCGTTGTTTCATCCATTGGAAGTAAAATAAATGAAGCTTTAGCATTTAAAGACAATAACAAAATAATGA from Flavobacterium sp. carries:
- a CDS encoding asparagine synthetase B, with product MKKSLVYIIILLLSLNAKASFILLPMDETTQQNHLKAYGITYWCLSRDYKASWLLNYRGGSFLLPDADEIRKECKIRGVSFEILSDSEEASILNDISSPSQNMESVILEKAPKIAVYTPKGKQPWDDAVTLVLTYAEIPFTPIYDEEVLSDQLLLYDWLHLHHEDFTGQYGKFYAAYKNTPWYIDQKKDAEALAVKLGYSKVSQEKGAVAKKIRDFVIGGGFMFAMCSATDSFDIALAADGVDICETMFDGDPSESNYQSKLDYSNSFAFKDFILERRPEVYEFSDIDMTTKRRIPMEKDYFTLMEFSAKWDPIPSMLCQNHTQLVKGFMGQTTSFNETLVKSNVLVMGTCELNGEARYIHGEKGKGMFTFFGGHDPEDFQHQVGDPPTVLDLHPNSPGYRLILNNVLFPAAKKKKLKT